The following are from one region of the Apostichopus japonicus isolate 1M-3 chromosome 17, ASM3797524v1, whole genome shotgun sequence genome:
- the LOC139954703 gene encoding KRAB-A domain-containing protein 2-like encodes MDHLSKYHVIFPLKQKTAQEVAEKLQERVLSYLGVPKIFHSDKGREFVNELLHALFHQCGGDVLFVRGRPRHSQSQGLVENGKKTLESTLAAMKAIGENTPWVSWLPRIQYGLNVTVQESIKETAYAVVFGEQPQSSFVPG; translated from the coding sequence ATGGATCACCTTTCGAAATATCACGTTATCTTCCCCCTGAAGCAAAAGACAGCGCAAGAGGTAGCAGAGAAGTTACAAGAAAGAGTCCTCAGTTATCTTGGAGTTCCCAAGATTTTCCACAGTGATAAGGGCAGAGAGTTCGTGAACGAATTGCTCCACGCACTTTTTCACCAGTGTGGTGGAGATGTGCTTTTCGTCCGAGGCCGTCCCCGACATTCGCAAAGCCAAGGTCTGGTAGAAAACGGCAAGAAGACGCTAGAAAGCACATTAGCAGCAATGAAGGCCATCGGGGAGAATACGCCATGGGTCAGCTGGTTGCCACGCATACAGTATGGTTTGAATGTAACAGTGCAAGAATCGATCAAGGAGACGGCATACGCAGTAGTTTTCGGTGAACAGCCACAATCCTCCTTCGTGCCGGGTTGA